A stretch of DNA from Acidobacteriota bacterium:
GCGGCCCGAGGAGAATCAGGACGAGCAACGAGACGGCGAGATCGAGCCACCGTTTCCCGTGGCGCACGTAGAAGGTATCGGGCGGTCCTTGCGGTCGCGTCACCGTTCCGCCTCCTGCGGGGCCGCCCGTGGCAGCGTCAGGGGTGCGGTGGGGAGGACCACGATCCGGCCTCCTCCCGGATGCCGGCGCCGAAGGAGCTCGAGCACCTCGCGCCAGCGCCGCGCGTGCGGGTAGCCGCTCCAGAACGAGTGCCGCACCTCCCGCGTGGCGAGATTCGGGGCGTAGACCACCAGCTCGCGCCCGGCGAGGTAGGGCCGCTCCACGGGTCGCCGGTAGAGACGCATCCCGGGCCCGTGAAGGCCGTGATGACCGACGCCCTTCGGGCACGCCGCGGTGACGACCACCGTGCCGCCTTCGCGCACGAGAGGGAACGGCGCCGCGCGCCACGCGTTGAACACGTTGCCGACCTGCAGCAGCTCGACATCCTTCGGGTACGCGTTGAGCAGCGCGGCATCCGCGCCCGGGGCCACCGGAACGGCCAGGGCTTTCCGCGCGAACCGGACGGCGTGCCGGTGCGCCGACACCGGGTGGCCGTAGAAATGCCCCAAGGGCCGCCTGCGGGGGCCCGGCACGATGTTCAGCACCGCCTGGAGGCCGGCTCCGAGGGCGATCTCCTCCATCTCGGCCCGCGCGCGATTCCCCTCCACGACGCCCACACCCGCGCCGGCCAGGCCGGTGACGGCGGGGCGGTGATTCGCCTCGAGGGTCTCGATCCCCGCCAGCCCCGGCAGGACGATCTTGCCACCCCCGCCGAATCCGGCGTACGGGTGCGGCATCACGGAGCCGAGCGCGAGCTTCACGTCCGCTTCGTGAAAGGCGCGGTTGATGCGGACCGGCAGACCTGCCGGCGAGCGCCCGAGGTCGACGAGGTTTTCGTAGGGATTGTGGTTCGATACGTCGCACCGCTCACAGGCGAACTCGCCCAGCTTCATGCGGAGCTCCGGCCCGGTCGCCGGAGCGTGGGCCCCGACGGCGAGGATCACCCGAACCCGGTGAGGGGGGATGCCCCCCGACTCCAGCCGCTGCAGCATCGCGCGCAGCGCCCTCCCGGCGGGTGCCGGCCGCGTCAGATCTTCGACCGCGATGGCCGCCGTCGCCCGATCCCCCCGCCGCCGCACGGCTTCCCGCGCCAGCTCGTCGATCGGGGGGGCCCCGACGGGAGCGGCGAGCGCCTCCTCCAGCGAAGGGCCGGCCGGCTCGTCACCCGGAGCGGCCGCTTCGACGCGCCAGCCGGGGGGCAGCGGGAGCCGCTCTTCGCCCTCCCAGTGCCACGCACCCCACGGAATCGCGATCTCGGCCATCAGGCGTCGCCCGCCTCTCGATCCGCGACGAGCCTTGGCCCCGGCGCGGATGAGGGTTCGCGCGGGTCCCGGCCCGCCAGCTTTCCGAACACTTCCAGGAGACGCCACGCCAGCTCGCCGCGGTGGAAGTTCTCGATCGCGTAGCGGCGCCCCGAAGATCCGAGGCGCGCCAGCTCCTCCTCCCGCATCGCCGCCAGCTCGCGGACCGCCCGCGCGAGCGCCGGGGGATCCTCGGGCGGGGTCACCAGCCCGCAGCCCGCCCGGCGGACGAGCTCCGCCATCTCCCCTTCCGCCGCCACGATCACGGGACGGCCGGCGGCGAGATAGTCGAAGATCTTGTTGGCGAGGACCATCCGCTGGAAGGGGTGCCGCCAGGTGACGACCACGTTGGCCGAAGCGGCGCGGAGTTGTTCGAAGGCCTCCCGCTTGGGAACCGCCCCGACGAATCGCACGTGGTCGA
This window harbors:
- a CDS encoding DUF2088 domain-containing protein — encoded protein: MAEIAIPWGAWHWEGEERLPLPPGWRVEAAAPGDEPAGPSLEEALAAPVGAPPIDELAREAVRRRGDRATAAIAVEDLTRPAPAGRALRAMLQRLESGGIPPHRVRVILAVGAHAPATGPELRMKLGEFACERCDVSNHNPYENLVDLGRSPAGLPVRINRAFHEADVKLALGSVMPHPYAGFGGGGKIVLPGLAGIETLEANHRPAVTGLAGAGVGVVEGNRARAEMEEIALGAGLQAVLNIVPGPRRRPLGHFYGHPVSAHRHAVRFARKALAVPVAPGADAALLNAYPKDVELLQVGNVFNAWRAAPFPLVREGGTVVVTAACPKGVGHHGLHGPGMRLYRRPVERPYLAGRELVVYAPNLATREVRHSFWSGYPHARRWREVLELLRRRHPGGGRIVVLPTAPLTLPRAAPQEAER